A genome region from Schistocerca americana isolate TAMUIC-IGC-003095 chromosome 1, iqSchAmer2.1, whole genome shotgun sequence includes the following:
- the LOC124601329 gene encoding RNA-binding protein 4.1-like isoform X2, whose amino-acid sequence MTDIRTSSTPPKTKIFVGRLPEHAQVQELRALFEQYGVVTECDILNRYGFVHMKTEEMAAAAIEALNNAEFMGVQISVEQSTGKKSGRGGGYRGGFGPMRGRGSFRGMGRATPYMRDSREFERRPGMAPPPSMRNGFYEGYERGYDNYYPSHGPPPMISPREREAERRSYPDMMRAPYERRSFSEMGSPYERTSLPPVASFERRSEYGGARLGSDIYRRRTPPPSSGYGSSGYDRDEMDPYGAPSRRYPAPSPLDRDLPPPRRY is encoded by the exons aaaacaaaaatatttgtggGCCGTTTGCCAGAACATGCTCAGGTTCAAGAGTTAAGAGCTCTCTTTGAACAGTATGGTGTAGTTACTGAATGTGACATCCTGAACAGGTATGGGTTTGTGCACATGAAAACGGAGGAAATGGCTGCAGCTGCTATTGAAGCTCTAAACAATGCTGAATTCATGGGTGTTCAGATTAGTGTGGAG CAATCTACAGGGAAAAAAAGTGGCAGAGGGGGAGGCTACAGAGGGGGTTTTGGACCAATGCGTGGTCGAGGTAGTTTCAGAGGAATGGGACGAGCAACTCCTTACATGAGGGATTCAAGAGAGTTTGAAAGACGACCCGGTATGGCACCACCACCTAGCATGAGGAATGGCTTTTATGAGGGCTATGAACGTGGTTATGATAATTACTATCCTTCACATGGTCCTCCACCCATGATTAGTCCGAGGGAAAG GGAAGCAGAGAGGAGGTCATACCCAGACATGATGCGTGCACCATATGAACGACGTTCTTTCTCTGAAATGGGTAGTCCATATGAACGAACTAGTCTTCCACCGGTTGCATCATTTGAGCGTCGCAGTGAATATGGTGGCGCAAGATTGGGCTCAGACATATATCGCAGGCGTACCCCTCCTCCTTCATCAGGATATGGAAGTTCAGG GTACGATCGTGACGAAATGGATCCTTATGGAGCCCCAAGCAGACG CTACCCTGCACCGTCACCTCTCGATCGTGACTTGCCGCCGCCACGCCGATACTAG